The following DNA comes from Deltaproteobacteria bacterium.
CTTGGACAGCCTCTTAAATCCCGACGGTGAGCCTCCAGAGCTCGAACCAGAAACGATTCTTGAGAGTATTCGACCCTTATCGAAATAGTGAAGAAAAAACCTAAGTCTATGCCTGAGCCTCAACTTTTGGCATACTGGTATATTGGCTTATAGGAGCAAGCAGTTGGCAGAAGAACAGATTTCAGAAGAATTTATTAAAGCCCTCCCCAAAACAGACCTTCATGTGCATTTAGATGGTTCCCTTAGAATCAGCACACTTATTGAATTGGCTCAGGAGTATAACGTTGAGTTACCGAGCTATACTGAAGAAGGATTACGGGAGCTGGTTTTCAAAGACCGCTATCAGAACCTTGGAGAGTACCTTCAAGGGTTCCAATATACGGTTGGAGTATTACAGCGTGAACTTGCTTTAGAGCGATGCGCTTATGAACTCGCAGTTGATAACCAAGAAGAAGGTGTGCGTTACATCGAGGTTCGGTTCGCGCCTCAGCTTCACGTTCACGAGCACATGAATGCTGTGACTGTACTTAAAGCAGTGAACCGAGGTTTAGAGCGAGCGAAGACGGAATTTAACAGTAAGCAGAGCATTAAAGATGGTCTTGAACCTCCTTTTGACTACGGGATTATTTGTTCCGCGATGCGCATGTTTCAATCTGGATTCAGCGAGTACTTCACAAATCTAATCAACTCTCACATGTACACGCCGATTAAGGACGTTTACAAAATGGGCTCATTAGAGCTGGCGCGGGCAGCCGTGGTGGCCAGAGATGAATATGGCCTTCCGGTCGTTGGCTTTGATTTAGCTGGAGAAGAGGCTGGTTACCCAGCCGGTGATCACATTGCGGCGTTCCAATACTGTAAGAAAAACTTTCTTAAGAAAACGGTCCACGCAGGCGAAGCTTACGGACCCGAAAGTATTTTTCAGGCGGTCACCGACCTTTACGCCGACCGAATTGGACATG
Coding sequences within:
- a CDS encoding adenosine deaminase family protein, which translates into the protein MAEEQISEEFIKALPKTDLHVHLDGSLRISTLIELAQEYNVELPSYTEEGLRELVFKDRYQNLGEYLQGFQYTVGVLQRELALERCAYELAVDNQEEGVRYIEVRFAPQLHVHEHMNAVTVLKAVNRGLERAKTEFNSKQSIKDGLEPPFDYGIICSAMRMFQSGFSEYFTNLINSHMYTPIKDVYKMGSLELARAAVVARDEYGLPVVGFDLAGEEAGYPAGDHIAAFQYCKKNFLKKTVHAGEAYGPESIFQAVTDLYADRIGHGTYLLTPEAIQDPAIEDKQRYVDMLCQYVADRRITLEVCLTSNIQTNPEIASIQAHTLRKMREHRISTTLCTDNRLVSNTTVTRELQLAVEHLGFTRKDLKSVIVYGFKRSFFQGGYLEKRKYVRSVIDYYESIENKYFGDVASTKS